A single Thermoanaerobacterium sp. RBIITD DNA region contains:
- a CDS encoding ferritin family protein has protein sequence MVNDLDKKYLNDLEVVQLAIDIEDRGYEFYRLAAEKFADDKEKKGFFENLAKEETIHKAKFEELYSHLIDEKKGDDSAYFDIEASIYLRTLFRTSVFPSKDEALKKLDTIKTPYDALELAIRAEKDSILFYDGIIKEAKFDQTKRVATTLMNEEIKHFIDLSNELKKM, from the coding sequence ATGGTAAATGATCTTGATAAGAAATATTTAAATGATCTTGAAGTTGTACAGCTTGCCATTGATATCGAAGATAGAGGCTATGAATTTTATAGACTTGCCGCCGAAAAGTTTGCTGATGATAAGGAAAAGAAAGGGTTTTTTGAAAACTTAGCAAAGGAAGAAACGATACATAAGGCGAAATTTGAAGAGCTTTATTCACACCTCATCGATGAGAAAAAAGGCGATGATAGTGCATACTTTGATATTGAGGCTTCAATATACTTAAGAACATTATTCAGGACATCGGTATTTCCTTCAAAAGATGAAGCACTCAAAAAGTTAGATACCATTAAAACCCCATATGATGCATTGGAACTTGCGATAAGGGCTGAAAAAGATTCAATACTTTTTTATGATGGAATAATAAAGGAAGCAAAATTTGACCAAACTAAAAGAGTTGCGACTACATTGATGAATGAGGAGATAAAGCATTTTATTGATTTAAGCAATGAACTCAAAAAGATGTAA
- a CDS encoding ATP-binding cassette domain-containing protein, whose amino-acid sequence MIEVKGLSKVFKDIKAVDNLNFIVNEKEVYGLLGENGAGKTTTLRMLATMLKPTSGNAIMNGIDLIKQPELIRKEIGILFGGESGLYDRLTARENITYFAELYDMSRNDIKIRIDYLVSKFGMEEFIDRPAGKLSKGMKQKVAIARSIVHDPKIMLFDEPTSGLDVTSSREVHDFINLCRDEGKSIIFSSHSMPEVEKLCDMIGIIHKGKLVAEGTIDELKNKYNNDNLEEIFMELVGEKSEV is encoded by the coding sequence TTGATCGAGGTTAAAGGTTTGTCTAAAGTTTTTAAAGACATAAAAGCAGTTGATAATCTAAACTTTATTGTGAATGAGAAGGAAGTATACGGACTTCTTGGTGAAAATGGTGCAGGGAAAACAACGACATTAAGAATGCTTGCCACAATGTTAAAACCTACATCAGGCAATGCAATAATGAACGGTATTGACCTTATTAAACAACCTGAGCTTATAAGGAAAGAGATAGGCATTCTTTTCGGTGGCGAAAGTGGACTTTATGATAGGTTGACAGCAAGGGAGAATATTACGTATTTTGCAGAGCTATATGACATGAGTAGAAATGATATAAAGATAAGAATTGATTATCTTGTATCAAAATTTGGCATGGAAGAATTTATTGATAGACCTGCAGGTAAACTTTCAAAGGGAATGAAGCAAAAAGTTGCAATTGCAAGGTCAATTGTTCATGACCCTAAAATAATGCTTTTTGATGAGCCAACTTCCGGTTTAGATGTAACATCCTCAAGAGAAGTTCATGATTTTATAAATCTATGCAGAGATGAAGGAAAATCTATAATATTTTCAAGCCATTCAATGCCGGAAGTTGAGAAACTCTGTGATATGATAGGAATAATACATAAGGGGAAACTTGTCGCGGAAGGAACGATAGATGAGCTTAAAAATAAGTACAATAATGACAATTTGGAGGAAATATTTATGGAATTGGTAGGTGAGAAAAGTGAAGTTTAG
- a CDS encoding ABC transporter permease — MKFRHIYIVLKKELKDIFRDRKTWIFTLLLPILFLPVMMYFIAGGVQSFTSEKASDVKIAVRDEGNNEQFINFLKSTGITVEKIDDPKVALEKGNIRAVINIPANFEKDLNEGKNSSVTIQNDESNPKSSTAKTMLENYIKEYSNSIVKQRLMAKGIDPSILEPITLKFENVASENKMAGSFLSFIVPMLLALWTATGGMGAATDLAAGEKERGTLEPLLTTSPSRLSIMSGKYLAVTIMSILSAAASLIGLYVAFAMNPKFFGLSGGFKITGFIMGIMILTSILTAAIFAAIELALSTYARSFKEGQTYLTPVTFIAMIPAYMIMYTIPTEIPVYYFVIPIFGTISIFKELLYGIINITHMGMFVATSLIYIIAAIYLASTMFKKEWALFRT; from the coding sequence GTGAAGTTTAGACATATTTATATAGTTCTAAAAAAGGAACTTAAAGACATATTTAGAGACAGAAAGACGTGGATATTTACACTTCTATTGCCTATCCTATTTTTGCCTGTTATGATGTATTTTATCGCAGGTGGTGTACAGAGCTTTACATCCGAAAAGGCATCTGATGTAAAAATAGCTGTAAGAGATGAAGGAAATAATGAGCAATTTATTAATTTCCTTAAATCAACGGGCATAACGGTTGAGAAGATAGATGATCCCAAGGTAGCACTTGAAAAGGGAAATATAAGAGCTGTAATTAATATTCCTGCAAATTTTGAGAAGGATTTAAATGAGGGCAAAAATTCTTCTGTAACGATTCAAAATGATGAATCAAATCCAAAGTCATCGACAGCGAAAACAATGCTGGAAAATTATATCAAAGAGTATTCAAATTCTATAGTAAAACAAAGACTTATGGCGAAAGGGATTGATCCTTCAATTTTAGAGCCTATAACATTAAAGTTTGAAAATGTTGCATCTGAGAATAAGATGGCAGGTTCATTTCTATCATTTATTGTGCCAATGCTTTTAGCATTATGGACAGCTACTGGTGGCATGGGTGCTGCAACAGACCTTGCTGCAGGTGAAAAAGAAAGAGGGACATTAGAGCCATTGCTTACAACATCACCATCGAGGCTTTCAATTATGTCTGGTAAATATTTAGCTGTTACAATAATGTCGATATTAAGTGCTGCAGCATCTTTAATCGGTCTCTATGTAGCATTTGCAATGAATCCAAAATTTTTCGGATTAAGCGGCGGATTTAAGATAACTGGTTTTATTATGGGAATAATGATTTTAACATCTATTTTAACAGCTGCAATATTTGCGGCAATTGAGCTTGCATTAAGTACATATGCCAGGTCATTTAAAGAAGGCCAGACGTATCTTACTCCTGTTACATTTATCGCAATGATACCGGCATATATGATTATGTATACAATACCTACAGAGATACCAGTGTATTATTTTGTAATACCGATATTTGGCACTATCTCAATATTTAAAGAGCTTCTTTATGGAATAATAAATATTACCCATATGGGGATGTTTGTAGCGACATCGTTGATATATATTATTGCTGCCATTTATCTCGCATCAACAATGTTTAAGAAAGAATGGGCTTTATTTAGGACTTAA
- a CDS encoding DEAD/DEAH box helicase, with product MFDISESEIKKRCFDTFTYKRGLEYYVSGRIHDLSLNKDGTAFQAIVTGTKEYYVRVQQYNGELFTSCTCPAKMKYKGDCKHIVAVLTYIKNHRDDIIDFLESGISNELFEAFEEREYIPESVKQPVNIEITLECGLTSLPAISLRMGIDKLYVVKSIKKFFEDTDNGEVVEFGKNFSFDPRINTFKDEDKKFIQFLREIYEIDKFNTEGSYYRIDPILTGKYVRLTPSNLEKFFEIVKDGHFNVSIGDKTYYDVKVVDGDLPIKFKLEKGNNGKGINVNVEGIENLSALSEKGNFFMYDGVIYKISSRQRYSLVPFYNLYVNNRVNKITFKEKDKFRFASTILPEIDKAGSVVIDENIKSSFYKEPLVTKIYLDKEYEKVTADINFTYGIYNINLYNPDKTNITKDCILIRDEAGEKSVLEIFERAEFKIKDNRVYIDNEEAIYNFIVNLLPALQKRAEVYYSESFKAIKLYKRSYSGRIRLRDDNLLEFSFSIDDIDQDLIPKIFDSIRRKKKFFRLPDGSFLPIEDDDLRDIVNLADELDLNDKDLKKNIINIPKYKALYLDERLKKDKVQIERDLKFRELVKNIKEPQETTYEIPKELRGTLRNYQVVGFKWLKTLASYGLGGILADDMGLGKTIQTIAFLLSEREKYKEPAIVICPTTLVYNWESEINKFAPSLKTTVISGNKSERNYLRKNIKESDIVITSYPLIRRDIDDYDNIKFSYCILDEAQYIKNPNSQNAESVKRIKAKGYFALTGTPIENSLTELWSIFDFLMPGYLLSHRKFVEKYEKPIIKENNKEKLVDLNRHIKPFVLRRLKKDVLKELPQKIETTSVAELTKEQKELYMAYLENAKGEIAEEIRNKGFERSQIKIISALTRLRQICCHPSMFIENYKGDSGKMELLMELLNELKDGGHRVLLFSQFTTALKLIEEKLKKEKISYLYLDGQTKSEDRGALVKAFNEGKANVFLISLKAGGTGLNLTGADTVIHFDPWWNPAVEDQATDRAHRIGQINTVQVIKLITQGTIEEKIIKLQEKKKEIINSVINPGETFITRLSEEEVKELFAM from the coding sequence ATGTTTGATATAAGCGAATCAGAAATTAAAAAGAGATGCTTTGATACTTTTACTTATAAAAGAGGACTTGAATATTATGTAAGCGGAAGAATCCATGACTTAAGCTTAAATAAGGATGGGACAGCATTTCAAGCCATTGTAACTGGAACAAAAGAATACTATGTCAGAGTACAGCAGTATAATGGAGAATTATTTACTAGCTGTACATGCCCTGCAAAAATGAAATATAAAGGTGACTGTAAGCATATCGTTGCAGTATTGACATACATAAAAAATCATAGAGACGATATAATAGATTTTTTAGAAAGTGGCATTTCCAATGAATTATTTGAGGCCTTTGAAGAAAGGGAATATATTCCGGAAAGTGTAAAACAACCTGTAAACATCGAAATTACTCTCGAATGTGGTTTAACCTCATTACCAGCAATAAGTTTGCGCATGGGGATAGATAAGCTTTATGTTGTAAAAAGCATTAAGAAGTTTTTTGAGGATACAGATAATGGTGAAGTAGTGGAATTTGGTAAGAATTTTTCCTTTGATCCAAGGATTAATACTTTTAAAGATGAAGACAAGAAGTTTATTCAGTTTTTAAGAGAGATATATGAGATAGACAAGTTTAATACAGAAGGCTCATACTATAGAATTGATCCTATATTGACAGGTAAGTATGTGAGGCTTACTCCTTCAAATTTGGAAAAATTCTTTGAGATCGTGAAAGATGGTCATTTTAATGTATCTATAGGTGACAAGACATATTACGATGTAAAAGTTGTTGATGGGGATTTGCCTATAAAATTCAAGCTTGAAAAAGGAAATAATGGTAAAGGAATAAATGTAAATGTTGAAGGCATCGAGAATCTAAGTGCACTTAGTGAAAAGGGCAATTTCTTCATGTATGATGGTGTAATATATAAAATATCAAGCAGACAAAGATATTCATTGGTACCATTTTATAATTTATATGTTAATAATCGTGTCAATAAGATAACATTCAAAGAAAAAGATAAGTTTAGGTTTGCATCAACGATACTCCCTGAAATTGATAAGGCCGGAAGTGTTGTCATCGATGAAAATATAAAATCATCTTTTTATAAAGAACCACTTGTAACAAAAATATACCTTGATAAAGAATATGAGAAGGTAACGGCAGACATAAATTTTACTTACGGAATTTACAATATAAACCTGTATAATCCTGATAAAACAAACATAACAAAAGATTGCATCCTTATAAGAGATGAAGCAGGAGAAAAAAGTGTTTTAGAAATATTCGAAAGAGCTGAGTTTAAGATAAAGGACAATAGGGTTTATATTGATAATGAGGAAGCAATATATAATTTTATAGTTAATCTACTGCCTGCATTGCAGAAGAGGGCAGAAGTATATTATTCTGAGTCCTTTAAGGCGATAAAGCTTTATAAAAGGTCGTATAGTGGAAGAATAAGACTTCGTGATGATAATTTGCTGGAGTTTAGTTTTTCAATAGATGATATCGATCAAGACCTTATACCGAAGATATTTGATTCTATAAGAAGAAAGAAAAAATTTTTTAGGCTTCCAGATGGTTCATTCTTACCTATAGAAGATGATGATTTAAGAGATATAGTAAATTTAGCAGATGAACTTGATCTAAATGATAAGGACTTAAAAAAGAATATTATAAATATTCCTAAGTACAAAGCTTTATACCTTGATGAGAGGCTTAAAAAAGACAAGGTGCAAATAGAGAGGGACCTTAAGTTTCGAGAGCTTGTTAAGAATATTAAAGAACCACAGGAAACAACTTATGAAATTCCTAAAGAACTTAGAGGAACACTTAGAAATTATCAAGTTGTTGGTTTTAAATGGTTGAAGACATTGGCTTCATATGGACTTGGTGGCATACTTGCGGATGATATGGGATTAGGTAAGACAATACAGACAATAGCATTTTTGCTATCAGAAAGAGAAAAATATAAAGAACCTGCTATTGTAATCTGTCCGACAACGCTTGTATATAATTGGGAAAGTGAAATAAATAAATTCGCTCCAAGCCTTAAGACAACGGTTATATCAGGAAATAAAAGTGAAAGGAATTATCTTAGAAAAAATATAAAAGAATCAGATATTGTGATAACATCATATCCATTGATAAGAAGGGATATAGACGATTACGATAATATTAAATTTAGCTATTGCATACTCGATGAGGCACAGTACATCAAAAACCCAAATTCACAGAATGCCGAATCAGTCAAAAGGATAAAAGCAAAGGGATATTTCGCTCTTACCGGTACACCTATTGAGAATTCATTGACGGAATTATGGTCGATATTTGACTTTTTAATGCCGGGATATTTACTTTCACATAGAAAATTTGTAGAAAAATATGAAAAACCTATAATAAAGGAAAATAATAAAGAAAAACTAGTTGATTTAAACAGGCATATTAAGCCTTTCGTATTAAGGAGACTTAAAAAAGATGTGCTTAAGGAGCTTCCACAGAAAATCGAGACAACATCAGTTGCAGAACTTACTAAAGAACAGAAAGAGCTGTATATGGCATATCTTGAAAATGCGAAAGGCGAAATAGCCGAAGAGATAAGGAATAAAGGCTTTGAAAGAAGCCAAATTAAAATAATTTCAGCCCTTACAAGATTGAGACAGATTTGCTGCCATCCATCAATGTTCATTGAAAACTATAAAGGCGATAGCGGAAAGATGGAGCTTTTAATGGAGCTATTAAATGAGCTTAAAGATGGTGGACATAGGGTACTCCTCTTCTCACAGTTTACAACAGCATTAAAACTTATTGAGGAAAAGCTTAAAAAAGAGAAGATTTCTTATCTCTATCTTGATGGGCAAACAAAATCAGAGGATAGAGGAGCGCTTGTAAAAGCTTTTAATGAAGGAAAGGCAAATGTATTTTTGATATCATTAAAAGCAGGCGGCACAGGTCTTAATTTAACAGGAGCAGATACGGTAATACATTTTGACCCATGGTGGAATCCTGCCGTTGAAGACCAGGCAACAGATAGAGCGCATAGGATAGGCCAAATAAATACAGTACAAGTAATAAAACTTATTACACAAGGTACTATTGAAGAAAAAATTATAAAATTGCAGGAGAAAAAGAAAGAGATAATAAATTCGGTTATAAATCCAGGAGAAACATTTATAACTAGATTGAGTGAAGAAGAAGTAAAAGAGCTTTTTGCTATGTAA